One region of Mus musculus strain C57BL/6J chromosome 3, GRCm38.p6 C57BL/6J genomic DNA includes:
- the Adam30 gene encoding disintegrin and metalloproteinase domain-containing protein 30 precursor has translation MRSVWAFLPQHRWLFLTMLFHEAVGEEDLLFDPDWGFDSYEITIPKVISFKKGAQGVDSSLSYLLQIEGKARVVHLRPKKLLLPRHLPVFSFTQEGSLIEDYPHIPDQCNYVGSVEGSQESESTLSTCMGGLRGVLNIDSRYYQIEPLRASSSFEHVVYLVTEDNFNNETCGVVDEETGGQTAEEEEMARISSFHQSYKHQRYLELVMVFDLDRFVFARGNMSRMVDDAILLASIADTYFQDVSLKIQLKALEVWTYYNRIRLYYPSLSEVLGQFVHYKRNSMHHRLPADWFHLYIARRYIDANAWSWGRACEEFHAGSASSFLNVNILGPATWTAHELGHCVGMIHDEEFCQCRGRKSCIMGTGRTGFSNCSYHQYFLHASYKMSYCLSDFPKLHIVERCGNKIVENKEECDCGSKEDCKKDLCCGPDCKWKEGVNCSSGLCCHKCNFLPSGYVCRKEVNECDLEEYCDGTSGVCPDDSYKQDGTPCRNGGFCFRKGCRSRYLQCQSIFGRKAKEAPHQCYEAVNMLGDQSGNCGIVNATRYTRCHRGNTICGRLQCINVKALSKFPDHTIILSTYLRGDNLICWGTSYHGTMIPHGVPDIGDISDGTSCGRNRVCLNRTCVDYTNLKFDCLPDKCNSRGVCNNRKNCHCSYGWEPPFCVEVGYGGSLDSGPPGPRIEVLSTTSALYMLRTILFLVSMIVVCLGQLIRNLFRNRRRNLQQKNPAETQGKKR, from the coding sequence ATGAGGTCAGTGTGGGCCTTCCTGCCCCAGCACCGCTGGCTGTTTCTGACGATGCTCTTTCATGAGGCTGTAGGCGAAGAAGACCTACTATTTGACCCTGACTGGGGCTTTGACTCATATGAAATCACCATTCCCAAAGTAATAAGCTTTAAGAAAGGGGCGCAGGGTGTAGACAGTTCTTTGTCATACCTCTTACAGATAGAAGGCAAGGCGCGTGTTGTTCACCTGCGACCCAAGAAGTTACTGTTGCCAAGACATCTGCCAGTTTTCTCCTTCACTCAAGAGGGCAGTCTGATAGAGGATTATCCGCATATACCAGACCAGTGTAATTACGTGGGCTCCGTGGAAGGCTCTCAGGAATCCGAATCTACTCTGAGTACATGCATGGGAGGTCTGCGAGGCGTACTGAACATTGACTCCAGATACTACCAAATCGAGCCCCTCAGGGCCTCTTCCAGTTTCGAACACGTGGTGTATCTCGTAACTGAGGACAACTTTAACAATGAGACTTGTGGTGTGGTTGATGAAGAAACAGGTGGGCAAACAGCCGAGGAAGAGGAGATGGCTAGGATAAGTAGTTTTCATCAGTCCTACAAGCACCAAAGGTACCTGGAACTGGTCATGGTCTTTGACCTGGATAGATTCGTGTTTGCCCGTGGCAATATGTCTAGGATGGTGGATGACGCCATTCTTTTGGCTTCAATTGCAGACACCTACTTTCAGGATGTCAGCTTGAAGATTCAACTGAAAGCGCTTGAAGTCTGGACATACTATAATAGAATACGTCTTTATTATCCCAGTTTATCTGAAGTTTTAGGTCAATTCGTGCATTACAAAAGAAACTCAATGCATCACCGGCTTCCCGCGGACTGGTTCCATTTATATATTGCGAGAAGATATATAGATGCTAATGCATGGTCCTGGGGAAGAGCCTGTGAAGAATTCCATGCTGGATCAGCAAGCAGCTTCCTCAATGTTAATATCCTTGGGCCTGCTACTTGGACTGCTCATGAATTGGGCCATTGTGTGGGGATGATACATGATGAGGAATTCTGTCAGTGTAGAGGTAGGAAGAGCTGCATCATGGGGACAGGACGTACAGGGTTTAGTAACTGTAGTTACCATCAGTATTTTTTACACGCATCTTATAAAATGTCCTATTGTCTGTCTGACTTCCCAAAGCTACATATCGTAGAGAGGTGTGGAAATAAAATTGTGGAAAACAAAGAGGAATGTGACTGTGGTTCTAAAGAAGACTGCAAAAAAGACCTGTGCTGTGGGCCGGACTGTAAATGGAAAGAAGGTGTCAACTGCTCCTCTGGGCTTTGCTGTCATAAATGTAACTTCCTTCCATCAGGATATGTGTGTAGGAAGGAAGTGAATGAGTGTGACCTCGAAGAGTACTGTGATGGGACCTCAGGTGTCTGTCCAGATGACTCTTACAAGCAGGATGGAACTCCATGCAGAAACGGAGGCTTTTGTTTCCGTAAGGGATGCAGATCCAGGTACCTGCAGTGCCAGTCTATCTTTGGGCGTAAAGCCAAGGAGGCCCCTCACCAGTGTTACGAAGCAGTGAACATGTTAGGTGACCAGTCTGGGAACTGTGGCATTGTAAATGCTACCCGATATACAAGGTGTCATAGAGGCAACACAATCTGTGGCAGGCTACAGTGTATCAATGTTAAAGCCCTCTCCAAATTTCCAGATCACACCATTATACTGTCCACTTATCTGAGGGGAGATAATCTCATTTGCTGGGGCACAAGCTATCATGGAACCATGATACCCCATGGGGTACCTGACATAGGTGACATTAGTGATGGTACCTCCTGTGGTCGTAATCGGGTGTGTCTTAACAGGACTTGTGTGGACTACACCAACCTGAAGTTTGACTGTTTACCTGACAAGTGCAATAGCCGAGGTGTTTGCAACAATAGAAAGAATTGCCATTGCTCATATGGCTGGGAACCCCCATTTTGTGTAGAGGTAGGATACGGTGGGAGCCTTGACAGTGGGCCTCCTGGACCCAGGATAGAAGTACTTTCAACGACTAGTGCTCTGTACATGTTGCGTACTATCTTATTCCTCGTCTCCATGATTGTTGTGTGTTTGGGGCAGCTGATAAGAAATTTGTTTCGTAATCGCCGCCGTAATCTCCAGCAAAAAAATCCAGCTGAGACGCAGGGGAAGAAGAGGTGA